In one window of Candidatus Sulfuricurvum sp. RIFRC-1 DNA:
- a CDS encoding c-type cytochrome: MVKIILFLIPMFLYGGTDLYKIGKNLYFSKGCSGCHGISASGTNLYPALAHRRQPFLASKLKNYRAKQGTTQQSQMMIPFAMGLSDKEIDALTTFLSEYHEGRSNYKSDTSTRGDGGS, encoded by the coding sequence GTGGTTAAAATCATCCTTTTTTTGATACCTATGTTCCTTTATGGCGGTACTGATCTCTATAAGATAGGTAAAAATCTCTATTTTTCAAAAGGATGCAGCGGATGCCACGGTATATCAGCGAGCGGAACCAACTTATATCCCGCCCTCGCCCATCGACGCCAACCGTTTTTAGCCTCAAAGCTCAAAAACTATCGAGCAAAACAAGGAACGACACAACAATCTCAAATGATGATCCCTTTTGCTATGGGGTTAAGCGATAAAGAGATCGATGCTCTTACTACTTTTCTCAGTGAATATCATGAAGGAAGGAGTAATTATAAAAGCGATACATCCACACGGGGAGACGGAGGATCATGA
- a CDS encoding amidohydrolase family protein, producing the protein MIISGAIICDINGERHADIQIEEGIITRIGENLSGDEIIRAEGCYLIPGLIDTDVRLKDSQLSRTNLEKLSYRALSGGVTTAVLASDSTPRIDNEITLEFVQQHRFLPHGATIESAVSALNETGALSNIAIMLKKGCVSVHTSTINDYNLITRIAQYLKMANKSLFYKAEEKSLVESGVMSDGAVASQLGLPGISPLSEVVHVAAMIEISRYFGIKIVFKSITEPRSIELIAEARKSGIAVECEVAIHHLFKNDSACTGFDTDAKINPPLVNETKRLALLDALVRGDIHSLTSLHQPNSDIHKDITFYDANVGTTSITEYLPLVYTYLISTKIIDISKFVKVASRTPGEHIGVKAGEIEVGCKCDCILFDPDSTTVVAHHHSLYKKEVLKGKVIMAICRGEVTRF; encoded by the coding sequence ATGATCATATCGGGCGCAATTATCTGTGATATTAACGGAGAACGTCATGCTGACATTCAGATTGAAGAGGGGATTATTACGCGCATTGGCGAAAATCTCAGCGGTGATGAAATCATTCGTGCGGAGGGGTGTTATCTGATCCCCGGTCTCATCGATACCGATGTACGGTTAAAAGACTCTCAGCTCAGTCGAACCAATCTGGAAAAGCTCTCATATCGAGCCCTTAGCGGTGGTGTTACTACGGCAGTTTTGGCAAGCGATTCGACTCCTCGTATCGACAATGAGATTACGCTGGAATTTGTTCAACAGCATCGTTTTTTACCTCATGGTGCAACGATTGAATCGGCAGTAAGTGCTTTGAATGAAACAGGAGCTTTGAGCAACATTGCGATCATGCTGAAAAAAGGGTGCGTATCGGTGCACACTTCGACGATCAACGATTACAACCTCATAACCCGCATTGCCCAATATCTGAAAATGGCCAATAAATCACTTTTTTACAAAGCAGAAGAGAAAAGTCTTGTCGAGAGCGGTGTTATGAGCGATGGTGCTGTTGCTTCGCAGCTTGGATTACCGGGGATATCTCCACTCTCAGAGGTAGTTCATGTTGCCGCGATGATCGAAATTTCCCGTTATTTCGGGATTAAAATTGTATTCAAAAGTATTACGGAACCCCGATCGATAGAGTTGATCGCTGAGGCGCGTAAAAGCGGAATCGCCGTAGAGTGTGAAGTTGCTATCCATCATCTGTTTAAAAATGATTCGGCCTGTACAGGTTTTGATACCGATGCCAAAATCAATCCTCCGTTGGTGAATGAAACCAAACGACTGGCTCTACTTGATGCACTGGTACGAGGTGATATCCATTCGCTCACTTCACTGCATCAACCTAACTCTGATATCCATAAAGATATCACATTTTACGATGCTAATGTCGGTACAACTTCCATTACTGAATATTTGCCGTTAGTCTACACCTATTTGATTTCGACAAAAATTATTGATATATCCAAATTTGTGAAGGTAGCATCGCGAACTCCGGGAGAACATATCGGAGTGAAAGCCGGGGAAATCGAGGTTGGATGCAAATGTGATTGTATTCTCTTTGATCCTGACTCGACAACAGTTGTAGCTCATCATCACAGTCTGTATAAAAAAGAGGTGTTAAAAGGAAAAGTGATTATGGCAATCTGCCGTGGCGAAGTGACACGATTTTAG
- a CDS encoding thioredoxin family protein, whose product MGKIFLVLSVMASLALAEIKWASSYDAALAQAVKEKKKVMVMLSREECPACEYMNDIVFEEKAVENEINKNFVPVHLDIHKDFIPEGLGYIGTPTFHFLDAKGKKIGRHDGGANIPTFLGILGKYKK is encoded by the coding sequence ATGGGAAAAATATTTTTAGTTTTATCGGTAATGGCCAGTTTGGCATTGGCAGAGATCAAATGGGCATCATCGTATGATGCGGCGTTAGCTCAGGCGGTAAAAGAGAAGAAAAAGGTAATGGTGATGCTCTCGAGAGAAGAGTGCCCGGCGTGCGAATATATGAACGATATCGTTTTTGAAGAAAAAGCGGTGGAAAATGAGATCAATAAAAACTTTGTCCCCGTTCATCTTGATATTCACAAAGATTTCATCCCTGAGGGATTAGGGTATATCGGAACTCCGACATTCCATTTTTTGGATGCAAAAGGGAAAAAAATCGGTCGTCATGACGGCGGTGCAAATATTCCGACATTTTTAGGGATTTTGGGAAAATATAAAAAGTAA
- the dsbD gene encoding protein-disulfide reductase DsbD yields MRLLFFLLISLNIWAVGFLQPDEAFKPKISMIDPSTIGIEIELGDQIYIYADKLKIEDADPKDGIDFASITMADAVKHEGESVYESSPAVRIGLSKSSDITGEQTLKVKLSYQGCSAAGLCYEPMETLLDITVDADKLSKRSPSGSSILKAPAVERASLEATPPKAVVKTSETDQIAQVIQGGSLWFIILSFFGFGLLLALTPCVFPMIPIISSVILAQGKGMGAKRAFFLSLVYVLSMAVAYTIAGVLAGLFGANLQAAFQTPWVITLFALIFVLLALSMFDVYELQIPNFIQSRLSKMGSQRSGVIGIAIMGFLSALIVGPCVAAPLAGALIYIGQTGDALLGGVALFSLSIGMGIPLLIVGTTSGKFMPKPGMWMDIIKAVFGVMLLGIAIWMIGRVLDENTTLLLWGGLAIFVAINMNALEPLGEHPSWSSRANVKALGFMVLLYGISLLIGGMAGAKNPLHPLDPFLPNHDSMPSVVQPQHKTFEKITSIEELDAILAENKGKKVMVDFYADWCSACKELEEKTFSNEAVKSAMDNYVLVQVDLTANDEAARAISSKYSIFGPPAILFFDENGERIKSADIIGFKTSDEFLKHLGAI; encoded by the coding sequence ATGCGTTTGCTATTCTTTTTACTTATTTCATTAAATATTTGGGCTGTTGGATTTTTGCAGCCGGATGAAGCATTCAAACCCAAAATCAGCATGATTGATCCTTCTACAATCGGTATTGAAATCGAGTTGGGCGATCAAATCTATATTTATGCGGATAAACTGAAAATCGAAGATGCCGATCCCAAAGACGGGATTGATTTTGCTTCGATCACAATGGCCGATGCGGTTAAACACGAGGGGGAGAGCGTTTATGAATCTTCACCGGCGGTTCGAATTGGGCTCTCAAAAAGTTCTGATATTACAGGGGAACAAACGCTCAAAGTGAAACTCTCGTATCAAGGATGTTCAGCTGCCGGATTGTGTTATGAACCGATGGAAACTCTCCTTGATATTACCGTTGATGCCGATAAATTGAGTAAGAGAAGTCCGTCCGGCAGTTCCATTTTAAAAGCTCCTGCGGTTGAGAGAGCGAGTTTGGAAGCAACCCCTCCTAAAGCGGTGGTGAAAACCTCAGAAACCGATCAGATTGCGCAGGTGATTCAGGGGGGAAGTCTTTGGTTTATCATTTTGAGCTTTTTTGGATTTGGATTATTGCTCGCGTTGACTCCGTGCGTATTTCCGATGATCCCGATTATCTCGTCCGTTATCTTGGCTCAGGGCAAAGGGATGGGGGCAAAAAGGGCGTTTTTCCTTTCACTTGTCTATGTATTGTCTATGGCGGTAGCGTATACGATTGCGGGTGTTTTGGCTGGCCTTTTCGGAGCAAATCTTCAAGCAGCGTTTCAAACGCCGTGGGTTATTACCCTCTTTGCCCTTATTTTTGTCCTTTTGGCACTGTCGATGTTCGATGTTTATGAATTGCAAATTCCAAACTTCATCCAATCGCGTTTGAGTAAAATGGGTTCTCAGCGAAGCGGAGTGATCGGGATAGCGATCATGGGCTTTTTGTCAGCGTTGATCGTCGGACCGTGTGTCGCGGCACCGCTGGCAGGGGCACTGATTTACATCGGACAAACGGGTGATGCATTGCTTGGAGGTGTCGCACTCTTCTCACTCTCTATCGGTATGGGTATTCCATTGCTGATTGTAGGGACTACGTCGGGTAAATTTATGCCGAAGCCGGGGATGTGGATGGACATCATCAAAGCGGTATTCGGTGTTATGTTGCTCGGTATTGCGATTTGGATGATAGGGCGTGTGTTGGATGAAAACACAACATTGTTGTTATGGGGCGGTTTGGCGATTTTTGTGGCGATCAATATGAACGCTTTGGAACCGTTAGGGGAACATCCCTCATGGAGTTCCCGTGCAAACGTTAAAGCCCTAGGATTTATGGTTTTATTGTATGGGATCAGTTTATTGATTGGAGGGATGGCGGGAGCCAAAAATCCACTTCATCCGCTTGATCCGTTTTTACCAAATCATGATTCTATGCCGTCCGTTGTCCAGCCTCAACATAAAACCTTTGAGAAAATCACGTCGATTGAAGAATTGGATGCCATTTTGGCAGAAAATAAAGGGAAAAAAGTGATGGTCGATTTTTATGCCGATTGGTGCAGTGCATGCAAAGAACTGGAAGAGAAAACTTTTAGTAATGAAGCAGTGAAAAGTGCGATGGATAACTATGTTCTGGTTCAAGTCGATTTGACGGCAAATGATGAGGCAGCACGTGCGATCAGTTCTAAATACAGTATTTTCGGGCCACCGGCGATCTTATTTTTTGATGAGAACGGTGAGCGGATAAAAAGCGCCGATATCATCGGATTTAAAACAAGCGATGAATTTCTAAAACATTTGGGAGCAATCTAA
- the lpxB gene encoding lipid-A-disaccharide synthase — MKLLVSALEHSANIHLSFLVKELGSDVELSGIFDNTLGESIVDLRSTSVMGFVDAIKKLPFFFRLKDQMVELAQDADKVLLIDSSGFNLPVAKAIRKRYPNKEIIYYILPQAWAWKKKRIPVLEKTITRLCSILPFEPSYYSPNAPIEYVGHPLLDEINIRKMSLEPTGKMTFMPGSRPGEIKRLMPIFRELRSMIQTRALIVIPPHFTADQIAELYGDISSFEITHEAHQSLADSDFAFICSGTATLEASLIGTPFILTYIAKSLDYAIASRLVKLDYVGLGNILFSHKYGRKLHPEFIQNEVNAQNLYNAYQQMDKTAFYHDASALRELLGHGSAARVSQIIKDYNA; from the coding sequence ATGAAACTACTCGTCAGCGCGTTAGAGCACTCTGCCAATATTCATCTCTCGTTTTTGGTTAAAGAACTCGGAAGTGATGTAGAGCTATCGGGGATTTTTGATAATACGCTCGGAGAGAGCATCGTCGATTTGCGTTCCACTTCGGTGATGGGATTTGTGGATGCGATAAAAAAACTCCCGTTCTTCTTTCGTTTGAAAGATCAGATGGTGGAACTCGCACAAGATGCCGATAAAGTACTGCTGATCGACTCTTCGGGATTCAATCTCCCAGTAGCCAAAGCAATCCGAAAACGTTATCCTAATAAAGAGATAATCTACTATATTCTCCCCCAAGCATGGGCATGGAAGAAAAAACGGATTCCGGTTTTAGAGAAAACCATTACCCGACTTTGCTCTATATTACCGTTTGAACCTTCGTATTACTCTCCCAATGCCCCCATCGAATACGTCGGGCATCCGCTCCTTGATGAGATCAACATTCGAAAAATGTCTCTCGAACCTACCGGGAAAATGACCTTTATGCCCGGAAGCCGTCCCGGAGAGATCAAACGGCTAATGCCGATTTTTCGTGAACTTCGTTCTATGATACAAACACGTGCACTCATTGTCATCCCGCCCCATTTCACTGCGGATCAAATCGCAGAACTTTATGGCGATATTTCGAGTTTTGAAATTACCCATGAAGCCCATCAAAGTTTGGCGGATTCTGATTTCGCCTTTATCTGTAGTGGAACCGCCACACTTGAAGCCTCTTTGATTGGTACCCCTTTTATCCTTACCTATATCGCTAAATCACTCGATTACGCTATCGCTTCACGTCTGGTCAAACTTGATTATGTAGGATTAGGGAATATCTTGTTTTCCCACAAATACGGACGAAAATTGCACCCTGAATTCATCCAAAACGAAGTCAATGCTCAAAATCTGTATAATGCTTATCAGCAAATGGATAAAACCGCTTTTTACCATGATGCCAGCGCCCTCCGTGAGCTCTTAGGCCATGGAAGTGCCGCACGTGTCAGTCAAATTATCAAGGATTATAATGCTTAG
- a CDS encoding chorismate mutase, which translates to MKIEECHSLVEVRNHIDRLDDQIVELIAARNGYVKQAANFKHSIEEIKANERMEAVMDRVRYKAMEFGVSPNLLTKLYGIMIDAMVEAEISEFRNAKSL; encoded by the coding sequence ATGAAAATTGAAGAGTGTCATTCCCTTGTGGAAGTTCGTAATCATATTGACCGCTTAGACGATCAAATCGTCGAGCTTATCGCTGCTCGCAACGGCTATGTTAAGCAAGCTGCAAACTTTAAACACTCCATCGAAGAGATAAAAGCGAATGAAAGAATGGAAGCGGTAATGGATCGCGTTCGCTATAAAGCAATGGAGTTCGGTGTGTCACCGAATCTTCTTACAAAGCTTTACGGTATCATGATTGACGCGATGGTGGAAGCAGAGATTTCAGAGTTCAGGAATGCAAAATCGTTGTAA